One Brassica napus cultivar Da-Ae chromosome C4, Da-Ae, whole genome shotgun sequence genomic region harbors:
- the LOC106388518 gene encoding interactor of constitutive active ROPs 2, chloroplastic isoform X2, giving the protein MQTPKPRPGSLEVPQKKSPTATPRTARKLKTADADPVSSPNPKIRTPKTQSPKVVADRRSPKAPVNEKRRTWGTPEAAASQLSQLQEELKKAKEQLTASEASKNKAQDEANETKQQLAEINASEDSRIDELRKLSQERDKAWQSELEAMQRQHTMDSAALASAMSEVQKLKAQVSESESVRMELKEALSLVEELRVEVYDAKEGEAKAHEVVSATEKQLEIANLTLEMLRSDGMKMSEACNALTTELEQCRSEVKSLEELVRQLEEERGSTNEEDDSEINAAREEISQLKNAVEVTERRYHEEYIQSTLQIRSAYEQVEVVKSGYAEREAELDEELKRIKAEREALHERLMDKEAKLRILVDENELLNLKIKEAEEVRGENKKVESDMMELRGNLMDKEMELQSLRSEMEKMGREKEEALERVGSLSEEADKSGKRAENAREQLGAAQVTNTELEGELRRLKVQCDQWRKAAEAAASMLSGGNNNSNGNGKYVERTGSLESPLRRNVNMMSPYRDETDDDLSSSPKKKNGSMLKKFGVLLKKSQK; this is encoded by the exons ATGCAGACTCCAAAACCGAG GCCTGGATCGTTAGAGGTGCCTCAGAAGAAGTCTCCTACAGCAACTCCTAGAACTGCTCGTAAGCTCAAAACTGCAGATGCTGACCCTGTTTCATCTCCCAACCCGAAAATCAGGACGCCTAAAACACAGAGCCCAAAAGTAGTTGCTGATCGCCGTTCTCCAAAAGCCCCTGTAAATGAG AAGAGACGAACATGGGGAACACCAGAAGCAGCGGCATCTCAGCTATCTCAGCTGCAAGAGGAGCTAAAGAAGGCCAAGGAACAGCTAACCGCTTCAGAAGCTTCCAAGAACAAAGCTCAAGACGAAGCAAACGAAACAAAACAGCAGCTAGCAGAGATCAACGCCTCAGAGGACTCAAGAATCGACGAGCTCCGCAAACTCTCCCAAGAGCGAGACAAAGCGTGGCAGTCCGAACTCGAAGCAATGCAGAGACAGCACACCATGGACTCCGCCGCGCTAGCTTCCGCGATGAGCGAGGTACAGAAACTCAAAGCGCAGGTGTCTGAATCCGAGTCAGTTAGGATGGAACTTAAAGAGGCGCTGTCTCTCGTCGAGGAGCTTAGAGTTGAGGTGTACGACGCAAAGGAAGGAGAAGCTAAGGCGCATGAGGTTGTTTCAGCGACTGAGAAGCAGTTGGAGATAGCGAACTTGACTCTTGAGATGCTGCGTTCGGATGGGATGAAGATGTCTGAAGCTTGCAACGCCCTTACGACCGAGCTAGAGCAGTGTAGATCCGAGGTGAAGTCGCTGGAGGAGCTTGTGAGACAGCTGGAGGAAGAACGAGGTAGCACTAATGAGGAGGATGATTCAGAGATAAACGCTGCGAGGGAAGAGATTAGTCAGCTGAAGAATGCAGTGGAAGTGACTGAGAGAAGGTATCACGAAGAGTATATACAAAGCACGTTGCAGATACGAAGCGCTTATGAGCAAGTGGAGGTTGTCAAGTCCGGATACGCGGAGAGAGAGGCTGAGTTAGATGAAGAGCTGAAGAGAATTAAAGCTGAGAGAGAGGCTTTGCATGAACGTTTGATGGATAAAGAAGCTAAGCTGAGGATACTGGTTGATGAGAACGAGTTACTCAACTTGAAAATCAAAGAAGCTGAGGAGGTTAGGGGGGAGAACAAGAAGGTGGAGAGTGATATGATGGAGCTGAGAGGGAATCTAATGGACAAGGAGATGGAGCTGCAGAGTCTAAGGAGCGAGATGGAGAAGATGGGGAGGGAGAAGGAGGAAGCCTTGGAGAGGGTTGGGAGTTTGAGTGAGGAAGCTGATAAGAGCGGGAAGAGAGCGGAGAACGCGAGGGAACAGCTAGGAGCAGCGCAAGTGACTAACACGGAGCTAGAAGGTGAGCTTAGGAGACTTAAGGTTCAGTGTGATCAGTGGAGGAAAGCGGCTGAAGCTGCAGCTTCTATGCTCTCTGGTGGTAACAACAACAGTAACGGTAATGGGAAGTATGTGGAGAGAACGGGGTCGCTGGAGAGTCCGTTGAGGAGGAATGTGAACATGATGTCTCCTTATAGAGATGAAACTGATGATGACTTGTCTTCTTcgccgaagaagaagaatgggagTATGCTTAAGAAGTTTGGTGTGTTGTTGAAGAAGAGTCAGAAGTGA
- the LOC106388518 gene encoding interactor of constitutive active ROPs 2, chloroplastic isoform X1, with product MQTPKPRPGSLEVPQKKSPTATPRTARKLKTADADPVSSPNPKIRTPKTQSPKVVADRRSPKAPVNEIQKRRTWGTPEAAASQLSQLQEELKKAKEQLTASEASKNKAQDEANETKQQLAEINASEDSRIDELRKLSQERDKAWQSELEAMQRQHTMDSAALASAMSEVQKLKAQVSESESVRMELKEALSLVEELRVEVYDAKEGEAKAHEVVSATEKQLEIANLTLEMLRSDGMKMSEACNALTTELEQCRSEVKSLEELVRQLEEERGSTNEEDDSEINAAREEISQLKNAVEVTERRYHEEYIQSTLQIRSAYEQVEVVKSGYAEREAELDEELKRIKAEREALHERLMDKEAKLRILVDENELLNLKIKEAEEVRGENKKVESDMMELRGNLMDKEMELQSLRSEMEKMGREKEEALERVGSLSEEADKSGKRAENAREQLGAAQVTNTELEGELRRLKVQCDQWRKAAEAAASMLSGGNNNSNGNGKYVERTGSLESPLRRNVNMMSPYRDETDDDLSSSPKKKNGSMLKKFGVLLKKSQK from the exons ATGCAGACTCCAAAACCGAG GCCTGGATCGTTAGAGGTGCCTCAGAAGAAGTCTCCTACAGCAACTCCTAGAACTGCTCGTAAGCTCAAAACTGCAGATGCTGACCCTGTTTCATCTCCCAACCCGAAAATCAGGACGCCTAAAACACAGAGCCCAAAAGTAGTTGCTGATCGCCGTTCTCCAAAAGCCCCTGTAAATGAG ATTCAGAAGAGACGAACATGGGGAACACCAGAAGCAGCGGCATCTCAGCTATCTCAGCTGCAAGAGGAGCTAAAGAAGGCCAAGGAACAGCTAACCGCTTCAGAAGCTTCCAAGAACAAAGCTCAAGACGAAGCAAACGAAACAAAACAGCAGCTAGCAGAGATCAACGCCTCAGAGGACTCAAGAATCGACGAGCTCCGCAAACTCTCCCAAGAGCGAGACAAAGCGTGGCAGTCCGAACTCGAAGCAATGCAGAGACAGCACACCATGGACTCCGCCGCGCTAGCTTCCGCGATGAGCGAGGTACAGAAACTCAAAGCGCAGGTGTCTGAATCCGAGTCAGTTAGGATGGAACTTAAAGAGGCGCTGTCTCTCGTCGAGGAGCTTAGAGTTGAGGTGTACGACGCAAAGGAAGGAGAAGCTAAGGCGCATGAGGTTGTTTCAGCGACTGAGAAGCAGTTGGAGATAGCGAACTTGACTCTTGAGATGCTGCGTTCGGATGGGATGAAGATGTCTGAAGCTTGCAACGCCCTTACGACCGAGCTAGAGCAGTGTAGATCCGAGGTGAAGTCGCTGGAGGAGCTTGTGAGACAGCTGGAGGAAGAACGAGGTAGCACTAATGAGGAGGATGATTCAGAGATAAACGCTGCGAGGGAAGAGATTAGTCAGCTGAAGAATGCAGTGGAAGTGACTGAGAGAAGGTATCACGAAGAGTATATACAAAGCACGTTGCAGATACGAAGCGCTTATGAGCAAGTGGAGGTTGTCAAGTCCGGATACGCGGAGAGAGAGGCTGAGTTAGATGAAGAGCTGAAGAGAATTAAAGCTGAGAGAGAGGCTTTGCATGAACGTTTGATGGATAAAGAAGCTAAGCTGAGGATACTGGTTGATGAGAACGAGTTACTCAACTTGAAAATCAAAGAAGCTGAGGAGGTTAGGGGGGAGAACAAGAAGGTGGAGAGTGATATGATGGAGCTGAGAGGGAATCTAATGGACAAGGAGATGGAGCTGCAGAGTCTAAGGAGCGAGATGGAGAAGATGGGGAGGGAGAAGGAGGAAGCCTTGGAGAGGGTTGGGAGTTTGAGTGAGGAAGCTGATAAGAGCGGGAAGAGAGCGGAGAACGCGAGGGAACAGCTAGGAGCAGCGCAAGTGACTAACACGGAGCTAGAAGGTGAGCTTAGGAGACTTAAGGTTCAGTGTGATCAGTGGAGGAAAGCGGCTGAAGCTGCAGCTTCTATGCTCTCTGGTGGTAACAACAACAGTAACGGTAATGGGAAGTATGTGGAGAGAACGGGGTCGCTGGAGAGTCCGTTGAGGAGGAATGTGAACATGATGTCTCCTTATAGAGATGAAACTGATGATGACTTGTCTTCTTcgccgaagaagaagaatgggagTATGCTTAAGAAGTTTGGTGTGTTGTTGAAGAAGAGTCAGAAGTGA
- the LOC106388516 gene encoding probable LRR receptor-like serine/threonine-protein kinase At1g67720, with protein MVRDTLLLLCLLVSTCLFTSSSAQSPGFVSLDCGGAEPFTDELGLKWSPDTHLLFGTTATISSLNQTKTQYTTLRHFPAEDSRKYCYTLNVTSRNRYLIRATFLYGNFDNNNVYPKFDISLGATHWTTVVISDANLIEKAELVFLALAPSVSVCLSNATTGQPFISTLELRQLNGSMYLTEYEDRFHLSVAARINFGAETEDPVRYPDDPYDRIWESDLVKRANYLVDVAAGTKRVSTALAIEAGGNDRPPEKVMQTAVVGTNGSLTYRMNLEGFPGYGWAFTYFAEIEDLADDKSRKFRLVLPDQPDYSKAIVNIRENTQRAFKVYEPGYYNITLPYVLNFRFAKTADSSRGPILNAMEICKYLEKTDGSVDATVMANVASLYSSTEWGQEGGDPCLPSPWSWVVCNSDPQPRVVAVKLSNKNMTGEIPSDLTKLTGLVELWLDGNSLTGQIPDFSRCTNLKIIHLENNRLIGKIPSPLAKLPNLTEVYLQNNMLSGTIPSRLKNVYSNVTGNLNLKERGDKGKKLGVIIGASFGACVLLIATIFSCIWLCKANKNSKRKTSAELTNRPLHVQRASSTLSDAHGDAAQCFTLYEIEEATKKFEKRIGSGGFGIVYYGKTREGKEIAVKVLGNNSFQGKKEFANEVTLLSRIHHRNLVQFLGYCEEEGRNMLVYEFMHNGTLKEHLYSVVPRERRIGWIKRLEIAEDAARGIEYLHTGCVPAIIHRDLKTSNILLDKHNRAKVSDFGLSKFAVDGASHVSSIVRGTVGYLDPEYYISQQLTEKSDVYSFGVILLELISGQEAISNENFGANCRNIVQWAKMHIENGDIRGIIDPALAEDDYSLQSMWKIAEKALLCVRPHGNMRPSMSEVQKDIQDAIRIEKEALAARGGLSDEFSRSSAHSSSLNMGMHDLAGSQNFVAIDESVLQPKAR; from the exons ATGGTGAGAGACACACTGCTTCTGTTGTGTCTGCTAGTTTCCACTTGTCTCTTCACTTCTTCATCTGCCCAATCTCCAG GTTTTGTGAGCTTGGACTGTGGAGGCGCAGAGCCATTCACCGACGAACTCGGACTCAAATGGTCACCAGACACTCACCTCCTCTTCGGCACAACCGCTACAATCTCTTCccttaaccaaaccaaaacacaGTACACAACTCTAAGACACTTCCCCGCCGAAGATTCAAGAAAATACTGCTACACACTCAACGTCACAAGCCGTAACCGTTACCTCATCAGAGCCACTTTCCTCTACGGCAACTTCGACAACAACAACGTGTACCCCAAGTTCGACATCTCCCTCGGAGCCACTCACTGGACCACCGTCGTCATCTCAGACGCCAACCTCATCGAAAAGGCAGAGCTCGTGTTCCTCGCTTTAGCTCCTAGCGTTAGCGTTTGTCTGTCAAACGCCACTACAGGACAGCCGTTTATCTCAACACTCGAGCTCAGACAGCTAAACGGCTCAATGTACTTAACCGAGTACGAAGACAGGTTCCATCTAAGCGTGGCTGCTCGGATTAACTTCGGCGCAGAGACTGAAGATCCTGTACGGTATCCAGACGATCCCTACGATAGAATATGGGAGTCTGATCTTGTCAAAAGAGCTAACTATCTCGTCGACGTGGCTGCTGGGACCAAGCGTGTGTCCACCGCACTGGCTATTGAAGCAGGTGGCAACGATAGACCGCCGGAGAAGGTTATGCAGACGGCCGTGGTGGGGACCAACGGGTCTTTAACTTACAGGATGAACCTCGAGGGGTTCCCTGGCTACGGCTGGGCGTTCACTTACTTCGCTGAGATTGAGGATTTGGCTGATGACAAGTCGAGGAAGTTCAGGTTGGTTCTGCCTGACCAGCCTGACTATAGCAAAGCGATTGTTAACATAAGGGAGAACACTCAGAGAGCGTTCAAGGTTTATGAGCCTGGGTACTATAACATAACCCTTCCTTACGTGCTCAACTTTCGGTTCGCGAAGACGGCTGATTCATCTAGAGGGCCTATTCTGAATGCTATGGAGATTTGTAAGTATCTGGAGAAGACGGATGGTTCAGTAGATG CAACTGTTATGGCTAATGTGGCGTCTCTGTATTCTTCAACCGAATGGGGTCAGGAAGGTGGTGATCCATGTTTACCTTCACCGTGGTCGTGGGTGGTATGTAACTCGGATCCGCAACCAAGAGTTGTTGCCGT AAAGCTGTCGAATAAGAACATGACAGGAGAGATACCATCTGACTTGACAAAGTTAACTGGTTTGGTTGAGTT GTGGCTTGATGGGAACTCTCTAACGGGTCAAATACCAGATTTCTCTCGGTGCACAAACCTGAAGATaat ACACCTCGAGAACAACCGACTAATCGGAAAGATCCCTTCCCCGTTGGCTAAACTACCAAATCTGACGGAAGT GTACCTGCAGAACAATATGTTAAGTGGGACAATACCATCACGCCTCAAAAACGTGTACTCGAA CGTAACTGGTAACCTTAACCTTAAAGAACGTGGAGATAAAGGGAAGAAGCTAGGTGTCATCATTGGTGCATCATTTGGTGCTTGTGTTCTTCTTATCGCCACAATCTTTTCTTGCATCTGGTTGTGCAAAGCTAACAAGAACAGCAAGAGGAAAACTTCGGCCGAGTTAACGAACCGTCCCTTGCATGTTCAAAGAGCATCATCTACCCTGAGTGATGCACACGGAGACGCTGCACAGTGCTTCACACTATATGAGATAGAGGAAGCCACAAAGAAGTTTGAGAAGAGGATTGGTTCGGGAGGTTTTGGGATTGTGTACTACGGGAAAACACGAGAGGGGAAGGAGATTGCTGTTAAAGTTCTTGGTAATAACTCTTTCCAGGGAAAGAAAGAGTTCGCAAACGAG GTTACATTACTGTCAAGGATACATCATAGAAACCTAGTGCAGTTTCTTGGTTATTGCGAAGAAGAGGGAAGAAACATGCTTGTGTATGAGTTCATGCACAACGGGACTTTGAAGGAGCATCTCTACAGTGTGGTACCACGAGAGAGGAGAATCGGTTGGATTAAACGGCTTGAGATAGCTGAAGATGCAGCCAGAGGGATTGAGTATCTACACACAGGGTGTGTACCAGCGATCATACACAGAGATCTCAAGACAAGTAACATCTTACTAGATAAACACAATAGGGCAAAGGTTTCAGACTTCGGTTTGTCCAAGTTCGCAGTTGATGGAGCCTCACATGTCTCCAGCATTGTCCGTGGCACAGTTGGATATCTAGACCCTGA GTACTATATATCGCAACAGTTAACGGAGAAGAGTGACGTATACAGCTTTGGAGTCATTCTTCTTGAGCTTATATCAGGCCAAGAAGCCATTTCTAATGAAAACTTCGGAGCCAACTGCAGAAACATAGTCCAATGG GCCAAGATGCATATAGAGAACGGGGACATCAGAGGGATCATTGATCCAGCACTAGCTGAAGATGATTACAGTCTCCAGTCAATGTGGAAGATAGCAGAGAAGGCGTTGCTCTGTGTGAGACCTCACGGGAACATGAGACCCTCCATGTCTGAGGTGCAGAAAGATATTCAAGACGCTATAAGGATTGAGAAGGAAGCTTTGGCCGCCAGAGGAGGCTTATCAGATGAGTTTTCTAGGAGCTCGGCGCATTCGTCGTCTCTCAACATGGGAATGCATGACTTGGCTGGTTCGCAGAACTTTGTGGCTATTGATGAGTCTGTGTTGCAGCCAAAAGCTAGGTAG